The stretch of DNA TGAAACTCTCTCCTTACTGCTTGACCATCAGAGTCTGGAAACAACACACTAATTCGAGTTTTGATAGACACTAATGATTTTGTTAAGCTCAAATCGCATTTCTATTTGATTACCTGGAAGGTTGCAGGTACTGTGCCATCTTCTTCAGCAAACATTGAATCATAAATAGCTGCAGTTGCTAAGGCAGTGTCCCTCTTTAAGATCTGTTTCAATCAGCATCCCAAGGTTCAAAATTTGTtgagtataatttaatttaaatacactaaataatcaTTGTTgtgaaaggaaaggaaagcatTACAGTATTCATTTGAAAAAGAGAGTTCGTTTCACCCATTGCTCGTAAATGTTCTATAAGCTCCAAGGCTGCACCAGAGAAACAAAAGCCACCAATGCAAAAATCAATTGCAGAAGGTACAAGTTTATGGAAGCAAGCAATATACCAAACAACTCATTATAAACTAACAGTGAttagaatagataaaataaatgagaagATTCTGTTCTATAGCTTTTAGTTATTAGCGTCACGAACATCAATTATTCACTTTCCTCAAATAATCATTCTCAGTTGCAAGAAAAGATTGTTGGCTCCTGGTGTGTTACTGTATATTCTGGTAAATGAACTAATTGGGATAACTCAACGACATCGACCTAGATGGTTTAAAAAACTAGTACAACATCCACTGGTGCTATTTGTTGGGGAAATAACCTAATACAAAGTAAACAAAATGGTGCATACTTGACAAGTAAAGGAATCGACGAAGAAAGACCATAGACAACCATTAAAAAGGGATTACATTTTAAGGGCTCATATGTGGATATGGACtttcagaaaaataattaaaaacccATGCAGTGACTTATCCCATGTATAGCTATGTATAGCTGAAAATTATGCATAACAGAAGAGAAGGGAAATATTAAATTGGAGTTCAATGATATAGTATGCGATAAAAGCCACGAATGTTCATATGCCAGCAAGTAGCTTCTTGTTTCGTCATCAATGAAAATTGCAATTTCAAACTGGGAAGAGCTCTCACCACTTTCATATTTAACTGTATATTCATCAACATCAACACCAGGAAGGGTGAAACCCGCCCTTGTCAAAAGATTTCCAGCATCTCGAACCTAAAATTGGAGCACAAAACGTCTTGTCAGTTCCAGCTTTACCCTTTGCTTTTTGGGtgcttttttctctctctttttcctctttttctccGCCAGGGAGAAAAAGGAGGTGGGGGGCAGGGAATGATACAACTCTACATCACAGGCATCAATGTCAGAACTAGCCACCTTAACCAACAGATCTTAGAATGGTATGCAAGATAAGACTAATGTTTCCATGCGAGAAGTGATAAACAAACAAAGCTTAAAACTAACCACCGAAAATGatttaagaattaatttcaaataaaaccaTCAACATGATTGGAATAGTGGTACCTGACAAGAATTAGCACCAAAGAAACACAATCTATTCAGAAGACATACCATCGCATAGTTGCCATCATTCAAAATAAAGCTGATCTTAAgtacaaaataaatactataaCAGTTTGGTAATAACACATGCCTGAGCCAATGGTGATACTCTGGGACTGATCCCTCCTTCACGCTCCATTTGTGCTACAGTACAAGCTATTCTTAGTTCCCTGGTGATAGAAAAAGTATCACAAAAATGCTCCAATATATTGGCTTGCCAAAGaactttttagaaattaaataacaGTCACTTTAAGGTTTCTCCACCAAGAATAGCTGCTAAAAATAGGCCATCAGGTTTCAGCGCCAATCTAGACTgcaaaagataaaaatgtaCATCAGAATAACAATAAAGGATTTTAAAACCGACATTTAGAATTTAGATAAGCAAAAGTTGATAAGCACGTGCAAGTTTTCAGCATACTTCTTATAGAATTATGATCAAGTTATTATCCAAATAACACAATTGTAGAAAGCCCTTTACATTACAGCTAATGAGGATTCCCTTTCGTCATGTTTTCTCTTCTCTCCcacaatttctttcttttctctcccCCTACTCTCCTATCTCTTATGTCTCTCACCGTCAAACCTTTTAAGATTGCAGAATGGGGGTTGCGGTAGCTACAACTATTTGCCATATGCTTCTCTGTCACATTTACAAAGCAACATAGTAAGGAGGATGCATGATTTCTCAAACTGTAGAAAGCCTTCCCTTCCATATTAATTGTTCTATGTAACATATTgtattcttttcattcttttattcCCAATCTTTGGCACATgttcaataatttaaataaataaatatgcatGAACATATAAGAGGTGAAATTGATTAATAGTCACAGGCCTCTAACCATGTTTCCTtcaaatagaattgaaattgactcatgaagaaaagataagaaacataGCCTTTTATCAAAGTCTGGGTCTAGCCGAGTGATTAGTGTGGATACTAGAGTTTAGACAATGAGGAAACGGATAGAGAAATATGGCTTACAATAAGCCTGTTTACTCATTttgttacttattttatttgtttagaaGGATCTCTTATTCTCCCTTCATCTTGTATTGTTCATCCATTCTTCCCTGTACTAGCGTTATTCTTCTTTTATCCAAAAagccaaaacaaaaagaaaacaaaaaacaaagcaCCTATTTACTCAGAATCATCATAATACAATCTGTAACTTCTATATATTGGAGTTATTCTATCAACCCCTACCCAAGAAACCCTCAAAGAGgtataaaacccaaaaataattGTTGCTTTGATGTTTCAGAGAACTCTTTCAGGGACAACACTAGAAAATTTTAACCTCATCCTCATTATAAACTGAGCTAATAAGCACGTTAATCACAACAATTGAATTAGAGTATGTACCTGTATCATTGCTCCTGGCAGATCATTTGTCCAGTGTAGTCCCAAACAGCTAATAACCAAATCCACAGAGCTGCAAAGAATATACAAcgaatcaaaaagaaaatttagaaGTTAATCAATATCAAGTGAACAATCACAACATAAATATCACGTGAAAAGTTAGAGTTACATGAAAGTAAATCTGACTCCATGTGGCACCTTTCTTTGATTGGCAAAAATTCTTCATCAGCAACCACATACAATGTCTCAATGTTATCATTGTTAGAGGCATCCTCAGCATTTTTACACAGCTGTACCATTTCATAGGATGCATCCATAACAATAAGCTTTTCTATGGTACCTGAGATCAATCATGTATCATTGCACTGCGTTATAGCATTGTCCATATACTAGCCAGTTAAAAGTTGGCAAATATAATTTTGCAAGTAGGAAATAGGGCTGTGTTTGTTTATCCTGAGACAGGAACATAGAGACACACAATTGCGTTTAGCAGATGAGATATGGACAGAGATATTGTGTCTAAAGatactgaattagtgtatttttgTGTCCATCCTGACAAGAAGGATACAAAAGCACTATAAAGAGACAcagcttatttttctttttttccattattcttgttaatttttcataattatattttttattattatatttttcttcccaaattttttgaatggaaaaaaatgagaataaattagatatttataatttgttctagttattatcaaacaaaacacaagaacactAATTTTTATGTCTCTGTCTTTTGTGTCTTGTTTTCAGTGTCTTGTCTTTTCCTATTTTCAGAACCAAACGCAGCCTAGGGGACACATGACAGTGTCATACTATGGATGAAAGATGTGCTTGAGGAATTTTCCTATTTTCAGAACCAAACGCAGCCTAGGGGACACATGACAGTGTCATACTATGGATGAAAGATGTGCTTGAGAAATGCACTTACGCTGGGTGTAGAGCGAGCGGGTGACTGGTAGCAAGGAGCCTCCCAAACACAATGCAGTAGGGAAGGTCTTCTTACAAtcctgaaaaaataaaataaaataaaataaaattgggcaAAGAAGCCATCTGTATTGTATGATAGAGATGGAAAAGTCATTAGTAGTTGGCTCCTATACTTGCAAGCGATCGAGGAGATTATGAGCAACAGTATTAAGGAAAGGGTCGTCAGAATTTGAGGGCATCAACCATGCAGCTCGGTCTCGCTGCACAAATCAACCAGATCAAAAAGCATTTGAATTAATTTGAGCATGGAATTACTTCTATTAAAAAAAGGGGGAGGGGGTGACAAGACCTGTTTACGCTTGAGTTGGCGGTCAAAGATCTTGACCCTGGAGCTCGAAGTTGAAGTATCAGTGCAGAAAGAAGCAGCAGCAAATGGATGTCTAATCCTACTTGTACACGCTGAAGCAGAACGCAACATGTAGGAAGCCAAATGCCTTGTCATTTTGAGTGAGCTTCTTCTTTGTAGTATGGAACCTAGTCTCTTGGGGCACTCTCTTATTTCACTTAATACTAATATTATGCCACTTCTTTTATAAACAGTGGCAGCGCGGCAAGGGCAGATAGGGGTGTCAAACAAGCTTGAAGCACTACTCTGAACCTTTGCAAAAACAAATTCTAACTTGGGGAGGATTCCAGTTAAAAttccaaacaaacaaacaaatgtaCCTAAATATGATACCTCATTTTAATTAGTCAAATTTACAATTCATACTTAAGAACTTGACAGTTAGCATATTTATAATTCATAATCAGAACACTCCAATCATGTATACCTCAACAAAACAGAGGGAATTAGGCAATATTAGAAATCTtggaatcatcatcatcaaggagcCACCAAATGAAATTGATTTGCTTTTACAGTGAGATCAGAACTAAGTTATATAACTAGCAATTCCTTATTATTTCCATGATGGAAGTTCAACAATCCAAAATCTAACATAAGATCAAACCTTAACATTCTCTATTCAAAGAaagataattcaaataataagcACAACATTACCGATCAAATGCTCACGACACTAACAGAAGCTTTGAGTCAGCCCAGTATGAAATTCGCCATCACTCCTCGCAGCAGCTTCAACGCTTTTGTTCTTCCCTCTTTAAGAGATGATTTAAATGTTAACACTTAACAGTTAGAACTAGAAGCTTTTATTCCTTCAGATGCTGTCACTAGGATGGTAGCTTTGCAACTTGTAAGTTGTAAcccttccttcttttttttgtcaGGGACCCGGGCCACCGACCTGGCCCAGACCCGAAAAGAAGCCCTATGCTCCAACCCGACCCGAATTTCAAACCTGCTTTTCCCTCTCCCTTGCGCGTGAGACTGAATTGCAGCTGCTCCCCTTGGCAAATCGGCTAGACGATCGGAAACTTCCCGGTGCGGCAGCACTTTGAACAAAGACAGCGTCACCGAAAGTCTCCCCTCGCCAGTCTGCTATCGTCCTCCTCTATTAACCGTAACAGCACCCGATCGTCCTCGTCTTCCTCACCGGCACGACTTCGCCGTCCTCCCGTCGCCTTAGCAGCAACTAGTCGATCATGATTGTTCGTAGGAAGAGGCACAATTGATTTCATCCATAGCACAACCAGCAGTAGGCGATGGAGAAGATAGAAGCGTTTCAAACTGCGTTTCCCTCCCCTACCTGCGCCTGAGAACAAGACCGCCATTGATGATTTACCTCACTACGGCCGGCCGCAGACTCGAAGCTCCACTCCCTCCCGCATCGAGCTCTCTGTCTCTGATTCTACCCGTGGTTCGGTCTCGGTGCCTCAACCGCCGGCGACTTGGTTGTAGTTTGTTGGCTTGGGTTGGGCTTTGTCACAACCCACCATGtccaaacaaaaataattagggGTGGCAAAAGGTTTTGCCCATAAAGCttattttggtaaaatttttggaaatggtatttgaattttttatcttattttatttttgataaataaaaggtttatgtatttatgtttgcaattttaaagagatgcttattgttatttgtatttattaaaaattattttttaaatattttgttattatttgtatttattaaaaattatttttaatttaaactattttaatttaatttactaaacacaatattacaacttttaaaaattagtttttataaactacttttaaaaaataaatctttttaaaaaataaatcttttaccAAACACGACATAAGTTGGTCTCTCAATAAAAACTTTAGTTActctattaatttttataattttaccaagATATAttgcataaataaataaaaaaattaattttactcaagtacaatttttttaaaaaaaaattagtattataaaattttattcgtacaaaacaaaaatattctgtatacatttatattttttatttaaaaacaaaagactactcttatgatttttaaaattttaaatggattcattccttattttgtagtgatttttaaaaagttgtaattagataaaattaatttattttttatttatttatgtaattttttaacttttaagtaGATTCTTATGANNNNNNNNNNNNNNNNNNNNNNNNNNNNNNNNNNNNNNNNNNNNNNNttaaaatatttattttacaatatcTTATAATTTATCATATGTCAAATACAAAACTAATTAtgttaaaatttgtatttttttaacaaaaatgttaGAAAGATCCTAATTTAAAGTcttaatttagtataaaaattcaattacaaatttgttaattaaaaaaattaattaaaattttgataaaattataaaaattaataaaataattaaatctaaagaaaataaatattttattaatccatatattaagaaaaagtatatggaaccaacTCTAAATCAGCCAAAAATGAAacatcttaattaattataaatatagtaattagttttatttatttatgatttaaaatattgGTTATTAAATGTTTCACCACATTTGAATTAGAAGGAGATACGTTCAGTATCATTGCAACGTGAATCACGGAAACTGATTCAATTAGCTTCCGTATCTCCACCCTCATTCTCTTTCCAAATGCCTAAAATATGATAAATCAAAAAACAAATTCAGAACCATCtaatttacaaagaaaagaaacatccTAATGTCTAATATAAACACCATTCACATAGAGATTTTGAATTCACCCAAAGACATTTGGCTGGTTTTTGGCTGAACCATCTTGGTTTCCTAGCATTATTGATATATTAAACAATGAAATCTAAACCACAATAATCCAAATAAGGGTCATTTGAATCAAATAGGactagattaaaaaataaaattaatttagatcaTAATAAAGTATagaataaagtattattttagtcTCAAAATTTAggcaaaattttattttgatctcTAACGTTTCAAACATCATATTTTAGtcctaacaaattttaaatagattCAATACGATTTTACTGTTAAAATTGACACTAACAGCTAACAGAATAAATGATATGGACATTAATAACGTTACTAGTTAagtcatatctttttctatgAGCTAAAAAACATAACCGAAACCTTCTTATAATACTTTTTCTcctcaattttctttttgtataaAACTCAAAATTCTAACAATCTATCATCAACgcttcaaaattaaagaaaaaacttTGATATCGTGATCGTTGATGGATCGAatattattggctcttgaataTGCGACTtgtttatgttaaatttaataGTGGGATAACATTGGATCcgcttaaaattttttgaaattgaaataggaTGTTTGAAAGTTTTTGGGACTAAAATATGACGTTAGAAACGTTATGGACCAAATTAAGATTTGACCAAACGTTGAGga from Arachis duranensis cultivar V14167 chromosome 4, aradu.V14167.gnm2.J7QH, whole genome shotgun sequence encodes:
- the LOC107482421 gene encoding putative methyltransferase At1g22800, mitochondrial, which produces MTRHLASYMLRSASACTSRIRHPFAAASFCTDTSTSSSRVKIFDRQLKRKQRDRAAWLMPSNSDDPFLNTVAHNLLDRLQDCKKTFPTALCLGGSLLPVTRSLYTQRTIEKLIVMDASYEMVQLCKNAEDASNNDNIETLYVVADEEFLPIKESSVDLVISCLGLHWTNDLPGAMIQSRLALKPDGLFLAAILGGETLKELRIACTVAQMEREGGISPRVSPLAQVRDAGNLLTRAGFTLPGVDVDEYTVKYESALELIEHLRAMGETNSLFQMNTILKRDTALATAAIYDSMFAEEDGTVPATFQVIYMTGWREHPSQQKAKTRGSATISFKDIQKQFGNHS